The stretch of DNA CACCTGTCGGCGGCTCGGCCGACGGCATGATATGGACCTCGATAACGGGCATGTCGTCTATACGCAGCGGCTCGTAGTCCGGGAAGTTCCACTGATCGACCTCGCCGGACGTGAGCGTGATCTTGTTGCGCATGACGGCACCAAGGCCGTAACCGATGCCGCCTTCCATCTGCGCCCGGACGACATCCGGGTTGACGGCAACCCCGCAGTCGACCGCACAGACCACACGCTCGATCTTGATGCGACCGTCGTGAACACTGACCTCGGCGATCTCCGCGACGTAGCTCTCGAACGACTTGTGGACCGCAACGCCCTGGAAGCGGCCGGCAGCCGGACTGCCCCAGCCAGCATGCCCGGCGGCAAGACCGAGCACACCCGCCAGCCGTTGCTGGTCCCTGGTGCCGTCCGCCAGGAGCTTCAGCCGGAACTCCACGGGGTCGCGGCCGGTCTCGGCGGCAATCCGGTCGATCAGCGTTTCCATCACATAGGCATTCTGGGTGTGTCCCACTGAACGCCACCACAGCACGGGAACCTCGGACTGTGCATCGGTCAGGCCGACCGCGAGAGTCGGAAGGGCGTAGTGCGTATCGGCCAGACCTTCGATCGAGATGTGATCGACGCCATCGCGAACCAAGAACTGTTCAAACACCGTGCCCTTGAGGATCGACTTCACGGCGATCCGATGGTCCCAGCCGGCGATGGTGCCGTCCGTGACACCGATGCGGGCATGGTGAGCCGCCATCGGGCGATAGTAGCCGCCCTTGATATCGTCCTCGCGTGTCCACACCAGCTTCACCGGCGTCGTACCGCCCAAGAGCGCGAATGCCAGCGCCGCCTCGACCTGGTAGTCCGACGTCGGCGTGGCCCGCCGTCCGAACGAGCCACCGGCGAAGACGGTGACGACCTCGACATTGTCCTGATCGAGGCCCAGAACATGGGCCAGTGTCGGCTTGATCCCACCGGGCATCTGACAACCGTCATGGATGCGCACGCCGTTCTCGGTTGGCTCAATGACGCAGTTGAGCGGCTCCATCGGCGCATGGGCGAGGAACGGGAAGCTGTAGGAGGCCTCGATCACGCCGTCGGCCTCACCAATCGCCGCATCAACGTCGGCGGTCGTGATCCCGGCTCGAACCTGATACTCGGGCTCGGCAAGCAGCGCCGTGTGATACGCCGCGAGCTCGTCGGTCGAGCGATTCTCGGCGGCCGATAAATCCCACTCGACCGTGATCATCTCGCGGGCCTGGATCGCGGCCCATGTGTGCTCCGCGTAGACCGCGACACCGCGTCCCTCGGGCAGCGCCTTTGCCTCGATGAAGCCCGGCATACCGTCGGCACCGGACGCATCGAAGGACACCAGCCTGCCGCCGAAGCGCGGCGCACGCAGGATTGTTACATAGACCATGCCGTCGATCGTGACATCGATCGCGAAAGTCGCCGTGCCGTCGGTCTTCGAGGCCGAGTCCTTGCGCGACAGGTCCTCGCGTCCGATCAAGCGGAACTGCGAGGGATCCTTGACGGCGGGATTCTGGGGTGGGGTCAGCGTGCTGGCGAGCTTGACCATCTCGCCGAAGTCGGCGCTGATGTCGCCGGACCTGATGATGCCGCGCTCGACCGAGATCGAGGAGGCCGGCACGCTCCAGGTCCGGGCGGCCGCTTCGACCAGAAGGTGACGCGCCGCCGCACCGGCCTGCCGGTACTGCATGTAGCTGTTGGCGATCGCAGTCGACCCGCCGGTACCCTGCATGCCGTAGAACAGATTCTTGTAACGGACGTCATCAGCCGGCGCGAAATCGATCGCGATCTTGTCCCAATCGGCGTCGAGCTCTTCGGCGACAAGCGTGGTCAGGCCGGTCGAGGTGCCCTGGCCCATCTCGAAGTGCTTGAGAACGACCTCGACGGTGCCGTCGCCGCTGATCCGGACGAAGGGATTGATCTCGGCCCGGGTATCGCCGGCGGCGAGGGCACCGTCACTGCGCAGGCCGACGACCATCATGGAGGCCGCAGCTGCGGTGCCGCCCAGGAAGGCGCGTCGTGATGTCTGGAGAGTCATGTTCAGGCCTCCATGATGTCAGCGGCGCGGTGGATCGCTGCGCGGATGCGGACATAGGTCGCACAGCGACAGGCGTTGCCTGCCATCGCCGCATCAATGTCGTCGTCTGTGGGCTTCGGGTTGTTCGCCAGAAGATCAATCGCCTGCATGATCTGGCCCGACTGGCAGTAACCGCACTGCACCACATCCAGCTCGCGCCAGGCAGCTCGCACGGCCTCGGAGGCCTTGCCGGCGGCCCCTTCGATCGTCGTGACCTCGGCCCCTTCGACGTCCTCGACCCAGAGCGAACAGGAGCGCATCGGGAAGCCGTCGACATGCACGGTGCAGGCGCCGCAGGAGGCGACCCCGCACCCGAACTTGGTACCGGTGAGCCCGAGCTCGTCGCGCAGAACCCACAACAACGGCGTGCCATACGGTGCATTGACCGTCACGGGCTCGCCGTTGACATTCAGGTTGATGGCCATGATGTGTCCCTCGTTGTTCGGCGGAAACGGACCATGAGATGTTGTGAACTACACCGTATAGTAACCACATGGAACGAGAGGAGTAAACTCACAAGTTTACGACCTGTTTCTTTCTGGATACGGTCCGGCTGCGGTGGAGGATCAAATGAGCCTGATCGAAGGCAAACACGCACAGATCATCGAGGCTGCGGTGACCGAGTTCACCGAGCACGGCTTCCGGGGCACCAGCATGGACCGTGTCGCCGCGCGCGCCGATGTCTCCAAACGCACAGTCTACAACCACTTCGAATCCAAGGAGGGCCTGTTCCGCGCGATCCTCGAGATTTTGTCGACCGAGGTGAACCAGGTGCTCGACATCACCTACGACCCTTCGCGACCCGTGCGCGATCAGTTGCTCGATCTCGGCGGCGCCGAAGGGGGCCTGCTGACCAACCCGGATTTCATGCGCCTTGCTCGCCTGGTGATGGGCGAGACCATGCGCGATCCGGCGCTGGCCGCGGAAATGAATGCCAGGATGATGCACATCACGGTGTTCAACGCGTTCATGACCGCCGCCAGGGACGACGGCACGCTGGCCATCGACGACATTCCGCGTGCCACGGAGCAGTTCCTGGGCCTGATCAAATCCCAGGCCTTCTGGCCGATGATCTACTCGGGCCAGGTCGTCACGCCCGACGAGATGGACCGCATCATCAGGACCAGCGTCGACATGTTCCTGGGGGAATACGGCACCCCGTAGCCGATCGGCTCAGTCGGCGAGCCGGCAGGTCAACTGCCCGTCGGCACCCGGCGGCAGATCGAAGCCAGGCATCTCCGGACTCAACCGCGTCAGCGCCACGCCATCGAGGGCCGCACTGACCAGCCTCTCTGGTGCCACATCCGGAAACGCGATGCGCGATGCCTGTTCCTGCGGCGGCAGTATGACGCCCCGGTGGTCCGGTGAGAGGTCGAGGTGGGTCAGGCGACCCCATGGCCGTGGTCTCCATCGGTCAAACATCGTCGCGTGCTGGTTGCGGTCCAGCCCTGCCAGGGGTTCATATCGCTGATCTCGGCGACGGCGACCGCTGCCATTGAGCGCCCCCCAGTGCAGAAGAAGTCGGTAACAGGCTGGTCGGCGGCACGGCCCGTCGTGGCGGAAAAGTTCTCACCGCAGATGCGCTCGTCGCACGAGTTCTGCATGAAGAGCGCATGGCCGCGCTCGACAAGGTCCGTCGCCACCGATGTCGAAGCCGTAGCGGCGCAGGGCCATGTGGACAACGAAGTTGAGCGGCTGCCAGACGCGCCCGCGCCAATATCGGATGCAGAGCGGACGCGGCCTTTGTCACGCAGCGGTCCAGGCGGCGATCACCTCATCGGTCGTGCCGATCTCGATCTGGTCCTCGAAACGCCGATAGATGTGCGCCATGGTCGCTTCGTGCGACGCCGGGTTCGAGCCGTGACAGGCGTCCGACACGACGACGACCCGATAGCCGCGGTCCATCGCCGACATGACCGTTGCAAGCACGCAGACGTCGGTTTCGACACCGGTACAGACAACGGTGGCGCAACCCATCTCATCAAGTGTCGCGCAAAACGCCGGGCTCCGGAACGCCGAATAAGTCGGCTTGTCGGCCACGCGGGCGGGCGGAATGACATGGCGGAACGCCGCCATGACATCGATGATCGCGGGGTCCATCCCGGACGTCGTGACCGATGACCAGCGGCGGTAGTAGCCCTTCCAGTGGCCTTTGGCGTCCTCGGGTCTCTCGGGTGTCGTGAAGCGGGTGAAGACCGTGCGGTCGGGCCGGTGCTCGGCAAGCCTGAGGATGTTCGGCACGATCCCGGGAATCGACGGCGTGTGCCAGGCCGTATCGCCGGCGAAGAGATCCTGCATGTCGACACAAACGTGAACGGCATCGGCGCCGATCGGATTGACCTCCTGCATCAGTCCTCCACGACAACCGTGTGCGCGGGCGACCAATCAACGACAACCTCGTCGCCCGGCTCCATCATGCTTTCGCCGGCGTTCTGCCGGAACGTGCGAATGGGCCCGGCAGCCGTATCGACGATGTAAGTCACGCTGGTGCCAGAGAAGACCCGTTGCTTCACCGTGCCCGCAATCCGGTTGCCGTCCTGCGGGCTGCCAGGCCTGGCAAGACGCATCTTTTCCGGGCGCACCGCCAGGGTGGCCGGCCCCCCCTGCAACGCGGATGTCGTCGCGACCGGGCCGACACCGTCGACGATCACGCCGGAGCCCTCGACGGGTCCGCTGAGAAAGTTGGCGTCGCCCAGGAAGCTCGCCGCGAAGCGGGTCCGGGGATGCTCGTAGATCTCGCCCGGAGCGCCGACCTGAACGAACTGACCCTCGTTGATGATGGCGATGCGATCGCTCAGCGTGAGCGCTTCCTCCTGATCGTGCGTCACGAAGATCGCCGTGATTCCCACCGCGCGCTGGATTTGCCTGAGCTCGATCTGCATCGCCTGGCGCAGGCGCTTGTCGAGTGCGCCGAGGGGTTCATCAAGCAGCAGAACACGCGGTTCGGTCACCAGAGCCCTGGCAAGCGCAACACGCTGCTGCTGACCGCCCGAGAGCTGGCGCGGCTTGCGCTGATCGAGGCCGGAGAGCTGCACAAGGTCGAGAAGGTTGTGGACCTTCTCACGCGCCTCGGCTTTCGACGTGCGACGAACCGAGAGCCCAAAGGCCACGTTGTCGAACACGGTCATGTGCGGGAACAGCGCATAGTTCTGGAACACCATGCCCAGATTGCGCTTGTGGGCCGGGATGTGGGCGACATCGGTGCCATCGATCAGGATTTCGCCCTCTTCGGGCTCCACGAACCCGGCGATGGCGCGCAACAGTGTGGTCTTGCCGC from Rhodospirillales bacterium encodes:
- a CDS encoding xanthine dehydrogenase family protein molybdopterin-binding subunit; amino-acid sequence: MTLQTSRRAFLGGTAAAASMMVVGLRSDGALAAGDTRAEINPFVRISGDGTVEVVLKHFEMGQGTSTGLTTLVAEELDADWDKIAIDFAPADDVRYKNLFYGMQGTGGSTAIANSYMQYRQAGAAARHLLVEAAARTWSVPASSISVERGIIRSGDISADFGEMVKLASTLTPPQNPAVKDPSQFRLIGREDLSRKDSASKTDGTATFAIDVTIDGMVYVTILRAPRFGGRLVSFDASGADGMPGFIEAKALPEGRGVAVYAEHTWAAIQAREMITVEWDLSAAENRSTDELAAYHTALLAEPEYQVRAGITTADVDAAIGEADGVIEASYSFPFLAHAPMEPLNCVIEPTENGVRIHDGCQMPGGIKPTLAHVLGLDQDNVEVVTVFAGGSFGRRATPTSDYQVEAALAFALLGGTTPVKLVWTREDDIKGGYYRPMAAHHARIGVTDGTIAGWDHRIAVKSILKGTVFEQFLVRDGVDHISIEGLADTHYALPTLAVGLTDAQSEVPVLWWRSVGHTQNAYVMETLIDRIAAETGRDPVEFRLKLLADGTRDQQRLAGVLGLAAGHAGWGSPAAGRFQGVAVHKSFESYVAEIAEVSVHDGRIKIERVVCAVDCGVAVNPDVVRAQMEGGIGYGLGAVMRNKITLTSGEVDQWNFPDYEPLRIDDMPVIEVHIMPSAEPPTGVGEPGTPPAGPALANAIAAATGTWVTTLPMTDAGIEFV
- a CDS encoding (2Fe-2S)-binding protein, translated to MAINLNVNGEPVTVNAPYGTPLLWVLRDELGLTGTKFGCGVASCGACTVHVDGFPMRSCSLWVEDVEGAEVTTIEGAAGKASEAVRAAWRELDVVQCGYCQSGQIMQAIDLLANNPKPTDDDIDAAMAGNACRCATYVRIRAAIHRAADIMEA
- a CDS encoding TetR/AcrR family transcriptional regulator → MSLIEGKHAQIIEAAVTEFTEHGFRGTSMDRVAARADVSKRTVYNHFESKEGLFRAILEILSTEVNQVLDITYDPSRPVRDQLLDLGGAEGGLLTNPDFMRLARLVMGETMRDPALAAEMNARMMHITVFNAFMTAARDDGTLAIDDIPRATEQFLGLIKSQAFWPMIYSGQVVTPDEMDRIIRTSVDMFLGEYGTP
- a CDS encoding cysteine hydrolase; this translates as MQEVNPIGADAVHVCVDMQDLFAGDTAWHTPSIPGIVPNILRLAEHRPDRTVFTRFTTPERPEDAKGHWKGYYRRWSSVTTSGMDPAIIDVMAAFRHVIPPARVADKPTYSAFRSPAFCATLDEMGCATVVCTGVETDVCVLATVMSAMDRGYRVVVVSDACHGSNPASHEATMAHIYRRFEDQIEIGTTDEVIAAWTAA
- a CDS encoding ABC transporter ATP-binding protein, which codes for MSAVSARNVTKRYGDVLALRNVSLDFPDGAFFALLGPSGSGKTTLLRAIAGFVEPEEGEILIDGTDVAHIPAHKRNLGMVFQNYALFPHMTVFDNVAFGLSVRRTSKAEAREKVHNLLDLVQLSGLDQRKPRQLSGGQQQRVALARALVTEPRVLLLDEPLGALDKRLRQAMQIELRQIQRAVGITAIFVTHDQEEALTLSDRIAIINEGQFVQVGAPGEIYEHPRTRFAASFLGDANFLSGPVEGSGVIVDGVGPVATTSALQGGPATLAVRPEKMRLARPGSPQDGNRIAGTVKQRVFSGTSVTYIVDTAAGPIRTFRQNAGESMMEPGDEVVVDWSPAHTVVVED